A stretch of the Pseudorasbora parva isolate DD20220531a chromosome 13, ASM2467924v1, whole genome shotgun sequence genome encodes the following:
- the si:dkey-72l14.3 gene encoding glyco_hydro_56 domain-containing protein: MAGRKNTFNLLSLSHLFLRLCLFTPTCICGPARAPLLAGQPFLVLWGVPDKDCLGRPDPAAFGMEWEGRVAIFYEDTLGLYPYFTVQDRPVNGGLPQHTSLDLHLQRVEGDLTASLPQTGAPGLGVLRWQEWAPQWNRNKGNEAKYLVESRALLRGFFPDWSTEEVEKWSQVDFEAAAQSIMMETLREVKRLRPQRLWGMAPYPNCYNFDSTQIALANYTGRCPAAEMALNDELMWLWKGSGALYPALSLEKLPEGTKGAWLYATNQIREALRVAALAGTSIDLPVFPLIKIVYTSSNAFLSETDLVNTIGESAAMGASGVIIWEKSLAVKTQKSCSEFGLYVRQVLGPYAVNVTTAARLCGVLLCQGRGRCVRKKPEDPTYLHLPSAHFMLLPNGAEGVRATGELPTAYVDLWKKNFRCQWFEALEGTAADQESGAVLENRGKITLPTVKTVIGISQTESTVLPVTVVSTKQLVDSGSSTLKTVVNLLSSLVLFSFIVFDILGAGV, encoded by the exons ATGGCTGGAAGAAAAAACACGTTCAACCTCCTCTCCCTTTCTCATCTATTCCTCCGCCTCTGTCTCTTCACTCCTACATGTATCTGCGGTCCTGCCCGGGCCCCTCTCCTCGCTGGCCAGCCTTTCCTGGTGTTGTGGGGTGTTCCAGATAAAGATTGTTTGGGTCGGCCGGACCCAGCAGCATTCGGGATGGAGTGGGAAGGCCGTGTTGCAATATTTTATGAGGACACGCTAGGACTTTACCCGTATTTCACTGTGCAGGATCGTCCTGTCAATGGTGGCCTACCACAACACACCAGTCTTGACCTTCACCTCCAGAGGGTGGAGGGCGACCTGACAGCCTCATTACCCCAGACAGGAGCACCTGGGTTGGGGGTGCTGCGCTGGCAGGAGTGGGCACCTCAGTGGAATAGGAACAAGGGTAATGAAGCAAAGTATCTTGTGGAGTCGAGAGCACTTCTCCGGGGATTTTTTCCAGACTGGAGCACAGAGGAAGTGGAAAAATGGTCTCAG GTTGACTTTGAAGCAGCAGCACAGTCCATAATGATGGAAACCCTGCGGGAGGTgaagagactccgcccacagaGATTATGGGGCATGGCCCCGTATCCTAAttgctataactttgactccaCCCAGATAGCATTAGCCAATTATACAGGACGGTGCCCTGCGGCAGAAATGGCTCTTAATGATGAGCTGATGTGGCTGTGGAAGGGTAGCGGTGCCCTTTATCCAGCCCTCTCTCTGGAGAAGCTGCCAGAAGGAACAAAAGGGGCATGGCTTTACGCAACCAATCAGATCAGAGAGGCGTTACGAGTGGCGGCTCTTGCAGGGACTTCCATTGATCTTCCTGTGTTTCCGCTGATCAAGATTGTGTACACATCCTCTAACGCCTTTCTCTCAGAG ACAGACCTGGTGAACACAATTGGAGAGAGTGCTGCTATGGGAGCATCTGGAGTAATTATATGGGAAAAGTCCTTAGCGGTTAAAACACAG AAATCCTGCTCGGAGTTTGGCTTGTACGTTCGTCAGGTTCTCGGCCCTTATGCTGTCAATGTGACCACTGCAGCACGTCTCTGTGGAGTCTTACTGTGTCAAGGCCGTGGACGCTGCGTGCGTAAGAAACCTGAGGATCCCACATACCTGCATCTTCCATCGGCCCACTTTATGCTTCTTCCAAACGGGGCAGAAGGTGTCCGGGCCACTGGAGAGCTTCCCACTGCTTACGTGGACCTGTGGAAGAAGAACTTCCGCTGCCAGTGGTTTGAAGCCTTAGAGGGTACAGCAGCAGATCAAGAATCAGGCGCAGTGCTAGAAAACAGAGGGAAAATAACATTGCCAACAGTAAAGACAGTCATTGGGATAAGCCAAACTGAGAGCACAGTGCTTCCAGTGACAGTAGTGTCTACCAAGCAGCTGGTGGACAGTGGAAGTTCTACACTTAAAACTGTTGTAAACCTTCTCTCCTCGCTGGTTCTCTTCAGCTTCATTGTGTTTGACATTTTGGGAGCTGGAGTGTGA